From Pedobacter aquae:
GTAAACCTATGTTTAAGCTTTGGCATAACAAAGTTGGTTTATGTAAGTTCTATTGCGGCATTGGGGCAAGTTAAACCCGGCGAAACCATCACAGAAAATAATTATTGGGATGCTTATGATAAAAATGGCGCTTATGCTATCTCTAAATACAGGGCAGAAATGGAGGTTTGGCGTGGTGTAGAGGAAGGCTTAAAAGCAGTTATTGTAAATCCTTCTGTTATTATTGGTGCAGGTATTGGCAAACAAGGCAGTGGTAAAATATTTGAAACCGTAAAAAAAGGTTTAAACTACTACACATCAGGTGGTACAGGCTTAGTAGATGTAGAAGATGTGGCCTGTTTAATGATTAAGCTGATGGAGCATGAAGTGATAAATGAGCGTTTTATCATCAATGCAGAAAATTACAGTTTTAAACGTTTATTTACAGAAATTGCTGTGGCCTTAAACTTAAAAGCCCCAGAAAAAGAACTAAAAGAATGGCAAGCAAGATTGTTTTGGCGCTTAGCTTCTTTTTTACGTTTGCTTAAAATTAAAATACCTGTGGTGTCAAAAGATTTGCTAAAAGCAGCATTTCAAACCCAAGAGTATAGTAATCATAAGGTTTCTTCCTTGCTCTCTTATCACTTTACCCCGGTAAACATGAGCATTACCAAAAGTGTAAATGGTATAAAATCATTTTAATTTCTCTAATTTTCCATTTTTTTAAAATCATTTATGCATTTTTGGGCTTAAAATTTTTTAAGCTTTGAATCAGTATTTTATCATAGATTTCGATAGTACTTTCACACAGGTGGAAGCATTAGATGAACTGGCAAGAATATCTCTAAAAAATCATCCAGATAGAGAAGCCATCTACAAAAAAATAGAAGACCTTACCAATTTAGCTATGGAAGGTAAACTTTCTTTCTCCGAAAGTTTAGAAGGCAGGGTTAAATTATTAGAGGCTAATAAAGACGATTTAAAAAAGCTGATCAAACATCTAAAAACCAAAGTATCTTCTTCTTTCTCTAGAAATAAGGTGTTTTTTAAGAAGCATGCTAAAGAAGTATTAATCGTTTCTGGTGGTTTTAAAGAGTTTATTACACCTGTAGTAACGCCTTACCATATCAAAAAGGAGAATATTTATGCCAATACCTTCATCTTTGACGAGCAAGGTAAAATCATCGGTTACGATAAAGCTAACCCACTATCAGAAGAAGGGGGTAAAGTAAAACTTTTACAAAGGATGTCTTTGAAAGGTGATATTTATGGTATTGGCGATGGTCATTCTGATTTCCAATTGAAAGAATCGGGCTTAATTAAAAAGTTCTTTGCTTATACCGAAAATATTGAGCGTAAAGCAGTTGCCGAAAAGGCAGACCATGTAACCCCAAGTTTTGATGAGTTTCTTTATGTAAGCGATTTACCAAGAGCTATCTCTTACCCTAAAAACAGAATTTTATGTTTAGTGGTAGGTAATGTGCCAGAAGAAAGTATTCAATTACTTAAAAAGGATGGTTTTTCTATCAGACACAAAGAAACCTTTGAAGATAAATACGTACAAGATGTAGGGATGCTGCTTTTGGCAGATGGTGAGAAGGTAGATAAAGCTACACTTAAAAAAGCTGTAAAACTTAAAACCATAGGCTATTTTGGTAATGCAAAAGGCAATATAGATTTTGATGTATGTACCGAAATGGGTATTGTAGTTTTTGATAGTGTAAAGAGCAATCTTACCCACAAAACGCTTATAGCTCGCCGTATGGCCGATTTTATCAATACCGGAACCACCTACATGAGTAGTAATTTTCCTAATCTGCAATTGCCAAAAATTGCAGGTTCGCACAGGCTTATCCATATTCATGAAAACGTACCGGGTGTAATGGCTAAAATCACCAAAGTATTGGCTAAACACCAAATCAATATTGTGGGGCAGTTCTTAATGACCAACCCTTTAATTGGATATGTAATTACCGATACCGATACAGAATACGATAAAGCCTTACTTAAAGAAATGCGTAAGGTAGAAAATACCATTAAGTTTAGGGTCTTGTATTAGGCCCTAAGCTGCTTTTTTAGTTTCAAGTAGTTCATCACAAAGTAAATAAACAAGGCAACTATACTTAAAAGCATTAATATGTAGGCGAAAGCACCAATATGAACCCACAATTTAGCTCCCGGAATATGGTTGAATTTATAGAAGAAACCAATCAAGAAAAAAGTTAATCCTACTAAAAAGCCAGTTAAAGCAGTATATTTAAGAGTTTTCATAGCTAAAAATTTATTCTAATTTAATAAACATTCTTTTTATGAGCAATAGCCAAACATTACCCATTCTAAATGCTGAAGAGATAAGAGTTTTAGGTGCTTTGATGGAAAAGAGTAAAACTACTCCAGATTATTACCCTATGACGCTGAATGCTTTAACAGCAGCTTGTAATCAGAAGACATCGCGTAAACCTGTTGTTGCTTATGATGAAGAAACGGTAGTGATGACTTTAGACTCATTAAAGAAAAAGGGCTTAATTTCTACTGCAACAGGTGGTGGTAGCAGAACGGTAAAGTACAAACATAATTTTGCTATTGTTTTTCCGGTTGTGCCACAAGAAGTGGCTTTAATTTGCTTGTTGTTTCTACGCGGTCCGCAAACACCTGGCGAACTAAATACCAATTCTGGTAGATTATATGAGTTTGAATCTATAGAAGATGTACAGCAAACTTTAGAAAAACTAGCTACAGAAGAACCTGCTTATGTAGTACAATTACCCAAAAGAGCCGGACAAAAAGAAGCCAGATATGCCCATCTATTTGCTGATGTTGTATTAGATGAAGATGATGATTTACCTGAGGAACCTGCTCGCAAATCAGTTGGTGAGTTGGAAGCTCGTTTAGCTAAAGTTGAGGATGAACTAGCCGAGTTAAAAGCTGCTTTTGATAAGCTGATGAAAGAATTGATGGATAGTTATAGCGTAGTAAGTAGTTATAAGTAGAAAATACAGAGTATAAAGATGCCTAAATAGCCGATATTGATGTACAAGAGAGTATAGCGTAGAAATGGCCTCCCCCTACGCCCCTCGAGAAGCTACCGTGTACCCACAAAAAAGGTAGATATTTGGATAATGGAAAGATCAACCTATTCGGGATATTTTGGTGATAAGCGCTTAGAACACCGGGGTTACATGCTTCGTCAGCGTTTGTTCAGTAGTTGTACCCAGAGTATTCAGGCCCTATCACTTAATAGAGCAGAACAAAAAGCATATTACCGTTTTCTACATAATTCCCGTACAGCTGAATCAAAATTAATAGCAGAACTGATGAAGCGTTGTTCTATACAGAGCAAAGGAAGAGTGGTTTTGTCTATCCAAGATACCACAGAAGTAAACCTAAGTAGGCATAAAGGGCGCTTACAAGCATGTAGCGGTCTAGGAGGGATCGATGACAGTAAGGGAATCGGCTTTAAGCTTCATCCTTCATTAGTAGTAGATGCAGAAACTTGTTTTCCATTAGGTTTTTCCTCTATCAGGATGTGGGGGCGTGAGCAGGATAAGGGAAATAAAACCGAGCGCAGATACATGAATTTACCGATAGAAGAGAAAGAATCCTATAAATGGATAGAAGCCAGTAAGCAGAGTCAGGAAACACTTCATCAGGCAAAAGCTGTTGTTATCGTTCAGGATCGTGAAGGTGATATTTTTGAACAGTTTCTTCGGATACCTGATGAAAACACCCACTTACTTATTCGTTCCTGTTTCAACCGCCAAACCAATGATGAGGAAGGGAAACTCTGGGATCAGCTTTCTGCTTCAGAAAAACTGGGTGAATATCAGATTAAAGTGGATAGCGACAGTCATGGAGGTACTCCAGCCCGGCAAGCAAGCCTGGAGGTTAGAAGTATAAAAACAAATATCCGTCCCCCAAAAGAAGGTAAAGGTAAATGTGTTCAAGTCTATGCTGTTGAAGCTATGGAGGCATCTACAGAGAATTATCAGGGAATACACTGGCGCTTACTAACCACCTGGCCAGTAGAAGATTTTGACCAAGCCCGTTTAATTATTGAATGGTATAGCTGGCGCTGGGTGATAGAAGAGCTTTTTCGCATGCTCAAAAAAGAAGGTTTCAATATAGAAGGAAGTGAACTTGAAACAGGGTGGTCCATCAGAAAACTTACAGTGATGCTACTGGATACCATTATGAAACTGATGCAGATGCATATAGCATATAGTGAACCCGAAGAAGCCAATATACCAGATACAGATTTAGTGTTCTCAGAAGATGAACAGGAATGTCTGTTGGCACTGAACAAGGCTAATGAAGGAAAAACACAGGCTTTGAAAAATCCTTTTCAAGCAGGAAAACTCAACCACGCAGTATGGATTATATCCAGAATAGGTGGCTGGAAAGGATATAGGTCTCAAAGAAAACCAGGTATGACTACTATGTTCAAAGGATTAAACAAATTCTATAATATTTATGATGGTTGGATACTCCAAAAAGATGTGGGTACACGGTAGCCTCGAGAAGGGGATACTTTGCATTTCGGTTAGGATTTATCTTTTAATATCAGATTTCTCTTTATAATCCACTTGATAGGTATGCCGCCAGTATCTCCCTCTGGAGGGAGAATTAAAGAGGGAGGACGTTTTTGAGTAAAAAGTGTTTCTTCTTGCGCTCGTTTGCAACGAGTGTTTAACATGGCTTTTCGATTGTATCGATTATTATTAAATCCCTAAACCATATGAGGCCGGAAAGCCTTGAGCGAAAATGCTATTTCCAAAAGCTTCACTTAGCTCAGTAATCTTTAATGATAATAATTATCCGCCTCAAGAGCCGGCGGGGCCCATTACTTTTTAGAGGAAAAAAGTAATCAAAATCCTTGAACAATCCCGCTGGAGCCTTTGCCGCACAAAGCTCTCCCACACTCAAAAACAGTGAGCGCTTATTTTTGCTAGCAAGCGGTTTATGAACGTTAGTGTAAGCTCGAACACAAAACCGCATTCGCTATAGGCTTAGTAGTGCAAGATTTTTTAATTTCTGCTACTGTTTTTTTCGTTTTTCTGGCTCTGGGGGATTGCTCATGCGCTTCGGGATAGGCTGTTTTTTTATCAAAGTTTGTTCCTGTCTAGCAGTAGAAAAATACAGAGTATAAAGTATGAAGAACCTAAAAAGCGGATATTTAGTATCTGCCTTTTAAGTATAAAGATGCCTAAAAGCGATATTTAGAGACTTCCAATAATATTAAACAAAACTTTCCTAAGAACGAGGGATGGCCTATGAAGATTTGGAAGTGTAGTCAAATAAATCTTTTATAAAAACTCTCATAAAGCAGTATCAGGAAACAATCCAACGGGTGTTGTAAATACTTTCATCAAGCAATAGCATTCACACCACTCAGGATTGTGGATAAAGATTTATTTAGACGCAACGACAAATATTCATCAGCCTTGCCTGCCTGCCGGTAGGCAGGATTTATTCATTTTTTGTTTATGGTTTTTCTTAGGTATTCATGAACTCGTTCCTCGTTTTTTGGGGACTTTTTTTTCAAGAAAAAAGTGCCTAGGGTTGGCCGCCTATGAGGCCGAAAAGCCTTGAGCGTAATAGCCAATAAAAGAAAAAAGCCGCTACCTAGCTAGAGCGTAAAAGCCCATTTACACAAACACTAGTTAAGTTAAGGATGCCCTTCACAAACACCCCAAACTTAAACTCTTTTAAAAGCAATGAAAAGTAAATAAACTATTTACACTCACTCTCTTCAAAAACAAAACCTTTATCAAAACTGATGGCAGCATGATCTTTAAAATAGGTTTTTCCTAAATAAGATTCTATCTCGCCATAACCTTGATATAATTTTCCGTCTTTTTTCAAGAAAGCTAATGGATTTTTAGAAACCGTACCTTCTGCCTTAAAAGTATAATCAACAAAAAGTGTATCGCCTTTAAACTCTCCTTTTATTTCTCCCTGACTATCATCTTTCTCAAAGAAATTAAAAGCCAACTCGCCTGTTATTTTACCATCAAGGTTGTTTATTTTAAGACTGGCCGAGTCTTTTCCTACAAGCGCTGTGAAACATTGCGAGGCTAAAGCATCTTCGCTTTCTGCTACTACGGCAGAATCTGTTTGCGTTGTTTGAGGTTGATTTTGATTACAAGCCATCCATACAGAGGCCGAAATAAATAAAGCTGCAAATACTGATTTTTTCATGGTTTTGATAATTTTAATTAAATGTACTTAAATTTTTTCCGCTTTGTCTTATCCAGAAGGGATGTTTTGCGCTTCCTATTTTTTGTGAGCCATAAATACCGTTATGACCAGAAAACAAGTAAGCCACCACACAACTGATAGCTATATAAACGGCAGAAGATGCTCCAAAAAGCTCAATCCCCATTAAAATACAAGCTAAAGGGGTATTGGCAGCAGCAGTAAATACGGCTACAAATCCCATTCCGCTTAATAAATCTATAGGTAAAGGTAATATGCCTGATAAGGCACTTCCTAAAGTAGCTCCAATAAAAAACAAGGGTGTAACTTCCCCACCTTTAAAACCTGCGCCTAAGGTTATAGCTGTTAACAAAATCTTGATGATGAAGCCATAATAAGGCTGCTGTATATGAAAGGCATTTTCTATCGTATCTAAACCTAAACCAATGTATTGTGTATCGCCCCAAATTAATAAAAAGCAAATTACCATACAGGCACCTATTACAGGTTGGGCGTACATATTGGGTATATATTGTTTAAAACAGCTACTTATATAATGAGTGGTATTGGCAAATAATCTTCCGGTTAAGCCGAATAAAATACCGGCTAATACAGCTATCAAAATATTTAGTACATTTAAATCTGGGATATTCTGAATGATGTAATGACTATGCCCAGGGTCCCACAGATTACAAACCCAATAGGCAATAACAGCAGCAAGAAGGCAAGGTAAAATAGCTTCGTAAATAATTGTACCAATCAAGAATACTTCTAGGGCGAATAATGTTGCTGCCAGTGGTGTACCAAATAAAGAGGCAAAACCGGCACTTACACCACACATCAATAAAATTCTGCGGTCTCTTTTTTTAAGTTTTAGCCAGCTATTGGTTTCATCTGCCAAGGCTGCACCCATTTGTACGGCAGAGCCTTCTCTGCCTGCCGAACCTCCGAATAAATGCGTTGCCACTGTGCCGATAAAAATAAGAGGCGCCATCCAGAAAGAGATTTTCTTTTTGGGTTGATGTATTTCCTCGATGATGAGGTTATTTCCTCTCGATGCTTCCTTATTTAGCTTCTCATATAAAAAGATGATGAGCATCCCCGCTAAGGGTAAAAAAGCAATTATCCATACATGTTGTTCCCGAAAGTTAGTGGCCCAATTTAAAGCCATCAAAAACCAGGCTGATGCTGTTCCGCTTAAAGCGCCAACAATACTACAAATGAACAACCATTTCAATAAAAACCTAAAGCCAAGGAAATTATCCAAAAAAGTAAGTTGCTTTAACTTTTCTATCTGATTAAGCTTGGGTTTGGTATCGTTCATCATTAAAATGAAAGTTTATTTTAAGCTTCTGACCTTTTAAATTTCAAAAAGCAATAAAACTTACCTGTTACTGCTCAAAAATAAAACAAATTCGTTCAAAACCTAATGTACGCTTAAGGCCTAACATCAGTATTAACAAATTTAAATTTTATGACGTTTAAGAAATTCTTAATCAAACAAATATTGTAATTTTGCGAGCTATATATTTAGAAAGGAAGATTATGTTGGAAACACTCGATATTAAGATAACTAAGGTTAAAGCGTCTAGATTGCCACAGGTTGATTTTGATAATTTACCTTTTGGTAGGGTATTTACAGACCATATGTTGGTTGCTGATTATGTAGATGGGCAGTGGCAAAATTTTGAGATTGTACCTTACGGTGATATAAGTGTGAGTCCGGCTATTTCTTCTTTACATTACGGAC
This genomic window contains:
- a CDS encoding NAD-dependent epimerase/dehydratase family protein, whose translation is MILITGATGFLGAQLTKQLLAKSIKVRCIKRASSVIPEVLKPYESQIEWFDADILDVSDLIDAFEGITHVYHCAAYVSLNNYNEKEMMAINVDGTANVVNLCLSFGITKLVYVSSIAALGQVKPGETITENNYWDAYDKNGAYAISKYRAEMEVWRGVEEGLKAVIVNPSVIIGAGIGKQGSGKIFETVKKGLNYYTSGGTGLVDVEDVACLMIKLMEHEVINERFIINAENYSFKRLFTEIAVALNLKAPEKELKEWQARLFWRLASFLRLLKIKIPVVSKDLLKAAFQTQEYSNHKVSSLLSYHFTPVNMSITKSVNGIKSF
- a CDS encoding voltage-gated chloride channel family protein yields the protein MMNDTKPKLNQIEKLKQLTFLDNFLGFRFLLKWLFICSIVGALSGTASAWFLMALNWATNFREQHVWIIAFLPLAGMLIIFLYEKLNKEASRGNNLIIEEIHQPKKKISFWMAPLIFIGTVATHLFGGSAGREGSAVQMGAALADETNSWLKLKKRDRRILLMCGVSAGFASLFGTPLAATLFALEVFLIGTIIYEAILPCLLAAVIAYWVCNLWDPGHSHYIIQNIPDLNVLNILIAVLAGILFGLTGRLFANTTHYISSCFKQYIPNMYAQPVIGACMVICFLLIWGDTQYIGLGLDTIENAFHIQQPYYGFIIKILLTAITLGAGFKGGEVTPLFFIGATLGSALSGILPLPIDLLSGMGFVAVFTAAANTPLACILMGIELFGASSAVYIAISCVVAYLFSGHNGIYGSQKIGSAKHPFWIRQSGKNLSTFN
- a CDS encoding YceH family protein is translated as MSNSQTLPILNAEEIRVLGALMEKSKTTPDYYPMTLNALTAACNQKTSRKPVVAYDEETVVMTLDSLKKKGLISTATGGGSRTVKYKHNFAIVFPVVPQEVALICLLFLRGPQTPGELNTNSGRLYEFESIEDVQQTLEKLATEEPAYVVQLPKRAGQKEARYAHLFADVVLDEDDDLPEEPARKSVGELEARLAKVEDELAELKAAFDKLMKELMDSYSVVSSYK
- a CDS encoding HAD-IB family phosphatase; its protein translation is MNQYFIIDFDSTFTQVEALDELARISLKNHPDREAIYKKIEDLTNLAMEGKLSFSESLEGRVKLLEANKDDLKKLIKHLKTKVSSSFSRNKVFFKKHAKEVLIVSGGFKEFITPVVTPYHIKKENIYANTFIFDEQGKIIGYDKANPLSEEGGKVKLLQRMSLKGDIYGIGDGHSDFQLKESGLIKKFFAYTENIERKAVAEKADHVTPSFDEFLYVSDLPRAISYPKNRILCLVVGNVPEESIQLLKKDGFSIRHKETFEDKYVQDVGMLLLADGEKVDKATLKKAVKLKTIGYFGNAKGNIDFDVCTEMGIVVFDSVKSNLTHKTLIARRMADFINTGTTYMSSNFPNLQLPKIAGSHRLIHIHENVPGVMAKITKVLAKHQINIVGQFLMTNPLIGYVITDTDTEYDKALLKEMRKVENTIKFRVLY
- a CDS encoding IS4 family transposase, whose translation is MERSTYSGYFGDKRLEHRGYMLRQRLFSSCTQSIQALSLNRAEQKAYYRFLHNSRTAESKLIAELMKRCSIQSKGRVVLSIQDTTEVNLSRHKGRLQACSGLGGIDDSKGIGFKLHPSLVVDAETCFPLGFSSIRMWGREQDKGNKTERRYMNLPIEEKESYKWIEASKQSQETLHQAKAVVIVQDREGDIFEQFLRIPDENTHLLIRSCFNRQTNDEEGKLWDQLSASEKLGEYQIKVDSDSHGGTPARQASLEVRSIKTNIRPPKEGKGKCVQVYAVEAMEASTENYQGIHWRLLTTWPVEDFDQARLIIEWYSWRWVIEELFRMLKKEGFNIEGSELETGWSIRKLTVMLLDTIMKLMQMHIAYSEPEEANIPDTDLVFSEDEQECLLALNKANEGKTQALKNPFQAGKLNHAVWIISRIGGWKGYRSQRKPGMTTMFKGLNKFYNIYDGWILQKDVGTR